The segment CCCTCACCTCACCCTCCGACATCCAGCGCCTGTTCCAGCACGTTCCCCACCGCTATCCGTTCGTGCTCGTCGATCACATCGACGCATGCGAAGCCGGGGCGTGGGTCCGCGCGCGCAAGCACGTGTCGTTCGACGAACCGTATTTCGAGAACGTCGCGGACACGCGGCCCTCGATGCCGCCGACGCTCGTGGTGGAGGCGCTGGCGCAGGCCGGCGGCGTCCTGTGCCTCTGCTCCGGTCTCTCGAAGCCGGAGGGCGGTTCGATCACCTACCTCGCCGGCATCGACCACACGCGTTTCGAGCGGCCGGCGTACGCGGGCGACACCCTGGCGCTCGAGTGCCGGATCGACCGGGCGCTGCGGGGCGTCGTGCGGATGACCGGACGCGCCACCGTCGACGGCGAACTCGTCGTCGAGACGCGCCTCACCGTCGTGGTTCGCGACCGCGAATAGCCCGGTCGCGCGCCTCACGCCGCGAGGAAATCGCCGACCAGCGGCCAAAGCGTCTC is part of the Burkholderiales bacterium genome and harbors:
- the fabZ gene encoding 3-hydroxyacyl-ACP dehydratase FabZ, yielding MTLTSPSDIQRLFQHVPHRYPFVLVDHIDACEAGAWVRARKHVSFDEPYFENVADTRPSMPPTLVVEALAQAGGVLCLCSGLSKPEGGSITYLAGIDHTRFERPAYAGDTLALECRIDRALRGVVRMTGRATVDGELVVETRLTVVVRDRE